From one Plantibacter flavus genomic stretch:
- a CDS encoding glutamate--cysteine ligase: MPIEFARSERSTVGLEWEVALVDRDTGDLVGAADTVLSELRPSDGSDHPQITNELLLNTVELVSGVHHTVPEAIADLEGQLAEVRAITDPMGVELICSGSHPFGQWYDQQVTDKPRYHKLIDRTQWWGRNMMIWGVHAHVGVETVDKVLPIMNGLLTYLPHLQALSASSPYWGGVDTGYASNRALMFQQLPTAGLPYQLSDWEQFEAYVDDMTATGIIEDHTEVRWDVRPSPQWGTVEMRACDGASTVAEFGALASLIHCLTEHLSDRLDAGERLQTLQPWYVRENKWRAARYGLDAEIILDSSGHERLVTDDLHDLLDTLAPVARRLGCADELASIATIIEHGASYQRQLAVAHANGGSLQAVVSSLAKELRHGVQPSA, from the coding sequence ATGCCCATCGAGTTCGCCAGATCCGAGCGTTCGACCGTCGGCCTCGAATGGGAGGTCGCCCTCGTCGACCGCGACACCGGCGATCTCGTCGGCGCAGCGGACACCGTCCTGTCGGAACTCCGCCCGAGCGACGGTTCCGATCATCCGCAGATCACCAACGAGCTGCTCCTCAACACCGTCGAACTCGTCTCGGGTGTCCACCACACGGTCCCCGAGGCGATCGCGGACCTCGAGGGCCAGCTGGCCGAGGTGCGGGCGATCACGGATCCGATGGGCGTCGAGCTCATCTGCAGCGGTTCGCACCCGTTCGGCCAGTGGTACGACCAGCAGGTCACCGACAAGCCCCGGTATCACAAGCTCATCGACCGCACCCAGTGGTGGGGTCGCAACATGATGATCTGGGGTGTGCACGCGCACGTCGGCGTCGAGACGGTCGACAAGGTCCTCCCGATCATGAACGGGCTGCTGACCTATCTGCCCCACCTCCAGGCGCTGTCGGCGTCCAGCCCGTACTGGGGCGGGGTCGACACCGGGTACGCGTCGAACCGCGCGCTCATGTTCCAGCAGCTCCCGACGGCGGGCCTCCCCTACCAGCTCTCCGACTGGGAGCAGTTCGAGGCCTACGTCGACGACATGACGGCGACCGGCATCATCGAGGACCACACCGAGGTCCGCTGGGACGTGCGACCGTCGCCGCAGTGGGGCACGGTGGAGATGCGTGCGTGCGACGGGGCGTCGACCGTCGCGGAGTTCGGCGCCCTCGCCTCGCTCATCCACTGCCTCACCGAGCACCTGTCCGATCGCCTCGACGCCGGAGAGCGCCTGCAGACCCTGCAGCCGTGGTACGTCCGCGAGAACAAGTGGCGCGCGGCCCGCTACGGCCTGGACGCCGAAATCATCCTCGACTCCTCGGGCCACGAGCGCCTCGTGACCGACGACCTGCACGACCTGCTCGACACCCTCGCGCCGGTCGCCCGTCGGCTCGGCTGCGCCGACGAGCTGGCGAGCATCGCCACGATCATCGAGCACGGCGCGAGCTACCAGCGGCAGCTCGCCGTCGCCCACGCGAACGGCGGCAGCCTGCAGGCGGTCGTGAGCTCGCTCGCGAAGGAGCTGCGACACGGGGTCCAGCCCTCCGCCTGA
- a CDS encoding uroporphyrinogen-III synthase — protein MTDITPPTADPGPDVTTPVPGFRADQLEGFRIGVTSDRRSQDLIDAFERRGATVVHAPTLRIAHAQHDEPLIDDTRDIIAARPDVLLATTSYGIRRWFEVADAAGLGDELLEALAETAILVRGPKARGAIRAAGLNDVGMSDRETTASLVDKVVADYPAGLRVAVQLHGYTDERQLERLRAVHQEVHTVAPYRWTDPDATDERVRRLVEAIVSGSLDAVTFTSAPSVVALFTAAEALGQEDAVVDAFRRDVLCAAVGPVTAAPLLAQDIEPIVPERFRMGALIRLLCEHLEQHAILRAETLHGPIAIRGAIVELPGSRVRLPPNSLALLRALVRANGAVLSRSALADALPAAADHHALEVQMSRLRQTLGVPGLINTIVKRGYRLDV, from the coding sequence GTGACCGACATCACGCCACCGACCGCCGACCCCGGCCCGGATGTCACGACCCCGGTTCCGGGATTCCGCGCGGACCAGCTCGAGGGCTTCCGGATCGGGGTGACGAGCGACCGCCGATCGCAGGACCTCATCGACGCCTTCGAGCGACGCGGTGCCACCGTCGTGCACGCACCGACGCTGCGGATCGCACACGCACAGCACGACGAACCGCTCATCGACGACACCCGCGACATCATCGCCGCACGCCCCGACGTCCTGCTCGCCACGACCTCGTACGGCATCCGACGGTGGTTCGAGGTCGCGGACGCCGCGGGACTCGGCGACGAACTCCTCGAAGCGCTGGCCGAGACGGCCATCCTCGTCCGTGGGCCCAAGGCACGCGGTGCCATCCGAGCCGCCGGCCTGAACGACGTGGGCATGAGCGACCGCGAGACCACCGCCTCCCTCGTCGACAAGGTTGTCGCCGACTACCCGGCCGGTCTCCGCGTCGCCGTCCAGCTCCACGGGTACACCGACGAGCGCCAGCTCGAACGGCTCCGTGCCGTCCATCAGGAGGTGCACACGGTCGCCCCGTACCGGTGGACGGACCCCGACGCGACCGACGAGCGCGTGCGGCGACTCGTCGAGGCGATCGTGAGCGGCTCGCTCGACGCGGTCACCTTCACGAGTGCCCCGTCGGTCGTCGCCCTGTTCACGGCCGCGGAAGCACTCGGTCAGGAGGACGCCGTCGTCGACGCCTTCCGTCGCGACGTGCTGTGCGCGGCCGTCGGCCCGGTCACGGCGGCGCCACTGCTCGCCCAGGACATCGAGCCCATCGTCCCCGAGCGGTTCCGCATGGGGGCACTCATCCGGCTGCTGTGCGAACACCTCGAGCAGCACGCGATCCTCCGAGCCGAGACGCTGCACGGCCCGATCGCCATCCGTGGGGCCATCGTGGAGCTGCCCGGCTCGCGGGTCCGGCTCCCCCCGAACTCCCTCGCGCTCCTCCGCGCCCTCGTCCGCGCGAACGGAGCCGTCCTCTCGCGCTCCGCGCTGGCCGACGCGCTGCCGGCAGCCGCGGACCACCACGCGCTCGAAGTACAGATGAGCCGCCTCCGCCAGACGCTCGGCGTCCCTGGACTCATCAACACGATCGTCAAGCGCGGCTACCGCCTCGACGTCTGA
- the cobA gene encoding uroporphyrinogen-III C-methyltransferase, protein MSGPGRVTLVGGGPGDPALLTVAAVEALRDADVVLYDRLAPHDTLPEFAPNALLVDVGKRPGHHPIGQDGIETVMVQHALDGAAVVRLKGGDPYVFGRGSEEVLACHRAGVPVRVIPGVSSSVAVPAAAGIPLTHRNLSHLFTVVSGHAPLSDEEHRHLAGLGGTIVVLMGVGTLPSISHGLLTSGLAADTPVAIIERGYSETQRTTVADLGTILHVAAAAGVRSPAVIVIGHVVAFAFDGDAEASELLARAERLGASA, encoded by the coding sequence ATGTCGGGTCCAGGCAGGGTCACGCTCGTCGGCGGCGGACCGGGCGATCCCGCGCTGCTGACCGTCGCCGCCGTCGAGGCCCTCCGCGACGCGGACGTGGTCCTCTACGACCGGCTCGCACCCCACGACACCCTCCCCGAGTTCGCCCCGAACGCGCTCCTCGTCGACGTCGGCAAGCGCCCCGGTCATCACCCGATCGGACAGGACGGCATCGAGACCGTCATGGTGCAACACGCGCTCGACGGCGCGGCGGTCGTCCGCCTCAAGGGAGGCGACCCGTACGTCTTCGGGCGCGGCAGCGAGGAAGTCCTGGCCTGCCACCGCGCGGGCGTCCCCGTCCGCGTGATCCCGGGCGTCTCGAGTTCCGTCGCCGTGCCCGCGGCGGCAGGCATCCCCCTCACCCACCGGAACCTGAGTCACCTCTTCACCGTCGTCAGCGGTCACGCTCCGCTCTCCGACGAGGAACACCGTCACCTCGCCGGCCTCGGTGGGACGATCGTCGTCCTCATGGGCGTCGGCACGCTGCCCTCCATCTCCCACGGGCTCCTCACCTCGGGGCTCGCCGCCGACACCCCCGTCGCGATCATCGAGCGCGGCTACAGCGAGACCCAGCGCACCACCGTGGCAGACCTCGGGACGATCCTCCACGTCGCCGCAGCCGCCGGTGTGCGGTCACCGGCGGTCATCGTGATCGGCCACGTCGTCGCCTTCGCCTTCGACGGTGACGCCGAGGCCTCGGAACTGCTGGCGCGGGCCGAACGTCTGGGGGCATCGGCGTGA
- a CDS encoding FAD-dependent oxidoreductase codes for MSPRPGRPLRIVVVGFGPVGARFAEEVAPGVRDGSLQVTVVGQEPVDAYNRVLVADHAVGSTGLADLTLVSAEDLARDGIRVLRGTTAMQIDRETRTVELDTGETLPYDRIVLATGARANVPTLDGVDRRKRDIPALEKYGRSLLLSDHDLPRGVCTLRDLADADAVAEVVRSGGRIVVLGAGVLGLELALSAARAGADVVVVHHGPTPMPRNLDRGGGSVLAAALRAAGVEVIAHSRAEAVGHRDDPAGGKHFDALITADGKRITGDLLVLSCGVSARSDLAILAGVRVGSGVLVGEDLSSWSDERIFAIGDCAHVLAPTPDLRHERTVPGGPSGLIGPGWRQAEWLAARFLIEAAAGGSPLELGPPPVERASTVALKAERVDVVAVGDVQAEPWDVEQTTADGCSVHPAAPRSVSVWADPDHGRYVKMITRAGVLTAFVCVGMPRTAAELTLLYDGGGELPADRSVLLRLDGPDAIGGVSADAFAPSTTVCTCNGVTVGRIMDAAQSGSTTVACIGKATRAGTGCGGCTGRIAAVLKRVADGDRQSEPVPA; via the coding sequence ATGAGTCCGCGACCAGGTCGACCCCTCCGCATCGTCGTGGTCGGATTCGGCCCGGTCGGTGCGCGATTCGCCGAGGAGGTCGCCCCCGGCGTGCGGGACGGCTCGCTCCAGGTGACCGTGGTCGGGCAGGAGCCGGTCGACGCGTACAACCGGGTGCTGGTCGCCGATCACGCGGTCGGCTCGACCGGACTCGCCGACCTGACGCTCGTCAGTGCCGAGGACCTCGCCCGGGACGGTATCCGTGTCCTGCGCGGCACGACCGCGATGCAGATCGATCGCGAGACGCGGACCGTCGAACTCGACACCGGGGAGACGCTCCCCTACGACCGCATCGTCCTGGCGACGGGTGCGCGCGCGAACGTTCCGACACTCGACGGCGTCGACCGACGGAAGCGGGACATCCCGGCGCTCGAGAAGTACGGACGGTCGTTGCTGCTGTCCGACCACGACCTCCCCCGCGGCGTCTGCACCCTGCGTGACCTCGCGGACGCCGACGCCGTCGCCGAGGTCGTCCGATCGGGCGGCCGGATCGTCGTCCTGGGTGCCGGCGTCCTGGGACTGGAGCTCGCGCTCTCCGCCGCGCGCGCCGGCGCCGACGTGGTCGTCGTCCACCACGGCCCCACCCCGATGCCGCGGAACCTCGACCGCGGCGGCGGCTCCGTGCTCGCCGCGGCGCTCCGGGCAGCGGGAGTGGAGGTCATCGCACACAGCCGCGCCGAGGCGGTCGGTCATCGGGACGACCCCGCGGGCGGGAAGCACTTCGACGCGCTGATCACCGCTGACGGGAAACGGATCACCGGCGATCTGCTCGTCCTGTCGTGCGGGGTGAGCGCACGCTCCGATCTGGCGATCCTCGCCGGGGTCCGTGTCGGCTCCGGCGTGCTCGTCGGTGAAGACCTCAGCAGCTGGTCGGACGAACGGATCTTCGCCATCGGCGACTGCGCGCACGTGCTGGCGCCGACACCGGACCTGCGCCACGAACGCACCGTCCCCGGCGGCCCGTCGGGGCTCATCGGCCCAGGATGGCGGCAGGCCGAGTGGCTCGCCGCTCGATTCCTCATCGAGGCCGCGGCCGGCGGATCACCGCTCGAGCTGGGTCCACCACCGGTCGAGCGGGCGAGCACCGTCGCACTCAAGGCCGAGCGGGTCGACGTCGTCGCGGTCGGCGATGTCCAGGCCGAGCCCTGGGACGTCGAGCAGACGACCGCTGACGGGTGCAGCGTGCATCCGGCCGCTCCGCGCAGCGTCTCGGTGTGGGCGGACCCCGACCACGGCCGCTACGTCAAGATGATCACCCGTGCCGGGGTCCTGACCGCCTTCGTCTGCGTCGGTATGCCGCGCACTGCGGCCGAGCTGACGCTCCTGTACGACGGGGGCGGCGAACTGCCGGCGGATCGCTCGGTCCTCCTCCGGCTCGACGGGCCGGACGCGATCGGTGGTGTCTCCGCTGATGCGTTCGCCCCCTCGACGACCGTCTGTACGTGCAACGGCGTGACGGTCGGCAGGATCATGGATGCCGCGCAATCGGGCAGTACCACGGTCGCCTGCATTGGCAAGGCGACCCGCGCCGGTACCGGCTGCGGTGGGTGCACCGGCCGGATCGCCGCGGTCCTCAAGCGGGTCGCGGACGGTGATCGTCAGAGCGAGCCAGTGCCGGCGTGA
- a CDS encoding molybdopterin oxidoreductase family protein: MPRPTAPVTDTHCPYCALQCAMSLTRTAAVDGVAPRLPVDVAGRDFPTNRGGLCKKGWTSAELLARGDRLTTPLVRDATGELVETSWDAALDLVASTILRIRDERGADAIGVFGGGGLTNEKAYQLGKFARIAIGTSRIDYNGRFCMSSAAAAGNRAFGIDRGLPFPLEDLDGASTVLLLGSNVAETMPPFIGHLVGAQAAGGLIVVDPRRSATARLTETGRGLHVQPAPGTDLVLLLGLTHIVLAEGLADEAYLAERTTGLDGLRRSVSAWWPERVQSVTGVPAAVLRHVARRLAASDGTYILTGRGVEQHVDGTDTATAAINLALVLGLPGRPGSGYGTLTGQGNGQGGREHGQKCDQLPGYRKITDPEARRHVAEVWGVPVESIPGPGLPAVALLNRLGEPDGVDALLVHGSNVVVSAPNVQTIRDGLGRLELLVVCDFFLSETAALADVVLPTTQWAEEEGTMTSLEGRVIRRRRALDAPVGVRSELWIMHELARRLDAAGRFDLDPSIVFDELAAASAGGLADYSGLSHALLDTGLAAYWPFPAGSGGTPRLFTERFAHDDGLARIVPVRPAKVSESPGTGEELTLTTGRLLEHYQSGTQTRRVPELDDARPEVFVQVHPATAARLGIVEGGLVEVSNRRGALTVRARVDGDIRHDTVFLPFHYPGDASANLLTQDAVDPISGMPDFKRAVVRLRPAAGAPLPEATAPGALR, from the coding sequence ATGCCTCGTCCCACCGCCCCGGTGACCGACACCCACTGCCCGTACTGCGCGTTGCAGTGCGCGATGTCCCTCACCCGAACGGCGGCGGTGGACGGGGTCGCTCCGAGGCTCCCGGTCGACGTCGCCGGGCGGGACTTCCCGACCAACCGGGGCGGCCTCTGCAAGAAGGGGTGGACGTCGGCCGAGCTTCTCGCGCGGGGCGATCGCCTCACGACCCCTTTGGTGCGCGACGCCACCGGTGAGCTGGTCGAGACGAGCTGGGATGCGGCCCTCGACCTCGTCGCATCGACCATCCTCCGCATCCGCGACGAGCGCGGGGCGGATGCCATCGGGGTCTTCGGAGGCGGTGGCCTCACGAACGAGAAGGCCTACCAGCTGGGCAAGTTCGCCAGGATCGCGATCGGGACGAGCCGGATCGACTACAACGGTCGGTTCTGCATGTCGTCCGCCGCGGCAGCGGGCAACCGTGCGTTCGGGATCGACCGGGGGCTGCCGTTCCCACTGGAGGACCTCGACGGTGCGTCGACCGTCCTCCTCCTCGGATCCAACGTCGCGGAGACGATGCCCCCGTTCATCGGTCATCTCGTCGGTGCTCAGGCCGCCGGTGGCCTCATCGTGGTCGATCCGCGCCGCTCGGCCACCGCGCGACTCACCGAGACCGGTCGTGGACTCCACGTGCAGCCCGCGCCCGGGACGGATCTGGTCCTGCTCCTGGGGCTCACGCACATCGTCCTCGCCGAAGGGCTCGCCGACGAGGCCTACCTGGCCGAGCGCACGACCGGGCTGGACGGCCTGCGCCGCAGCGTGAGCGCGTGGTGGCCGGAACGCGTCCAATCCGTGACCGGTGTGCCGGCGGCGGTCCTCCGACACGTGGCTCGTCGGCTCGCAGCCTCGGATGGCACCTACATCCTCACCGGTCGCGGCGTCGAGCAGCATGTCGATGGCACCGACACGGCCACCGCCGCCATCAACCTCGCACTCGTGCTCGGACTACCGGGTCGGCCGGGATCGGGCTACGGCACGCTCACCGGCCAGGGCAACGGCCAGGGCGGCCGCGAACACGGTCAGAAGTGCGACCAACTGCCCGGGTACCGCAAGATCACCGATCCGGAAGCCCGCCGTCACGTCGCCGAGGTATGGGGTGTACCGGTCGAGTCGATCCCGGGTCCCGGGCTGCCGGCCGTCGCCCTCCTCAACCGCCTCGGTGAACCAGACGGTGTGGACGCCCTCCTGGTCCACGGCTCGAACGTCGTCGTATCCGCTCCGAACGTGCAGACGATCCGGGACGGACTCGGCCGCCTCGAGCTGCTCGTCGTCTGCGACTTCTTCCTGTCGGAGACCGCCGCGCTCGCGGACGTCGTCCTCCCGACGACGCAGTGGGCGGAGGAGGAGGGCACCATGACCTCGCTGGAGGGGCGCGTGATCCGCCGTCGGCGGGCGCTCGATGCTCCGGTCGGCGTCCGCAGCGAGCTCTGGATCATGCACGAACTCGCCCGTCGTCTCGATGCTGCGGGCCGATTCGACCTGGACCCGTCGATCGTGTTCGACGAGTTGGCGGCCGCATCCGCCGGAGGCCTCGCCGACTACTCGGGACTGAGCCACGCCCTCCTCGACACCGGGCTCGCCGCGTACTGGCCGTTCCCCGCCGGCAGCGGCGGCACGCCCCGGCTGTTCACGGAACGGTTCGCACACGACGACGGTCTCGCCCGCATCGTCCCGGTCCGCCCCGCGAAGGTCTCGGAGTCACCGGGAACCGGGGAGGAACTCACCCTGACGACCGGACGCCTCCTCGAGCACTACCAGTCGGGCACCCAGACCCGCCGCGTCCCCGAGCTCGACGACGCTCGCCCCGAGGTCTTCGTCCAGGTCCACCCCGCGACGGCGGCACGACTCGGCATCGTCGAGGGCGGACTGGTCGAGGTGTCGAACCGTCGGGGCGCGCTGACGGTCCGAGCCCGTGTCGACGGCGACATCCGTCACGACACCGTCTTCCTGCCGTTCCACTACCCGGGCGACGCGTCGGCGAACCTCCTGACACAGGACGCGGTCGATCCGATCTCCGGGATGCCGGACTTCAAGCGCGCGGTGGTGCGGCTGCGCCCGGCCGCTGGCGCACCACTGCCGGAAGCCACAGCGCCCGGAGCCCTCCGATGA
- the rimM gene encoding ribosome maturation factor RimM (Essential for efficient processing of 16S rRNA), with translation MADETEPKTQLRVGRLTKAHGLKGALKVELYTDEPEHRFTPGATFTLQVPAGSKWRGKTLELIELRWYNSQPVAFFVGISDRSEAETLVKAILWVEQDPTELPVDDDAWYDHQLVGLAVHRDGVAVGTVARVDHFPAQDLLIVKTGDGEVMVPFVKAIVPTVDIAAGIVTVTPPTGLFEELPEADDAPETTTAGPVESEASDEAQDDTGASQPEQ, from the coding sequence GTGGCGGACGAGACGGAGCCGAAGACCCAGTTGCGGGTCGGTCGGCTCACGAAAGCCCATGGCCTGAAGGGCGCCCTGAAGGTCGAGCTCTACACGGATGAGCCGGAGCACCGGTTCACCCCGGGCGCGACGTTCACGCTCCAGGTCCCTGCGGGATCGAAGTGGCGCGGCAAGACGCTCGAGCTCATCGAACTGCGCTGGTACAACAGCCAGCCGGTCGCCTTCTTCGTCGGCATCTCCGATCGCAGTGAGGCGGAGACCCTCGTGAAGGCGATCCTCTGGGTCGAGCAGGACCCCACCGAGCTGCCGGTCGACGACGACGCGTGGTACGACCACCAGCTCGTCGGGTTGGCCGTGCACCGAGACGGCGTCGCCGTCGGTACCGTCGCCCGCGTCGACCACTTCCCGGCTCAGGACCTCCTGATCGTGAAGACCGGCGACGGCGAGGTCATGGTCCCGTTCGTGAAGGCGATCGTCCCCACGGTCGACATCGCTGCCGGGATCGTCACGGTCACGCCGCCCACCGGTTTGTTCGAGGAACTCCCGGAGGCCGACGACGCCCCCGAGACGACGACGGCCGGTCCGGTCGAATCCGAGGCCTCCGACGAGGCTCAGGACGACACCGGAGCGTCGCAGCCGGAGCAGTAG
- the rpsP gene encoding 30S ribosomal protein S16, with product MAVKIRLKRLGKIRAPYYRIVVADSRTKRDGRVIEEIGKYHPTEEPSFIEVDSERAQYWLSVGAQPTEQVAALLKLTGDWGKFKGDKDAVSTVRVKEPKAAFVADEKKKPVLKPKAEAPAAKAAPAEAEAPAADAAEAEQA from the coding sequence GTGGCTGTCAAAATCCGTCTCAAGCGTCTCGGCAAGATCCGTGCGCCGTACTACCGCATCGTCGTCGCAGACTCGCGCACGAAGCGCGACGGTCGTGTCATCGAGGAGATCGGCAAGTACCACCCCACCGAGGAGCCCTCGTTCATCGAGGTCGACTCCGAGCGTGCGCAGTACTGGCTCAGCGTCGGCGCCCAGCCGACCGAGCAGGTCGCAGCACTCCTCAAGCTCACCGGTGACTGGGGCAAGTTCAAGGGCGACAAGGACGCCGTGAGCACCGTCCGCGTCAAGGAGCCGAAGGCCGCCTTCGTCGCCGACGAGAAGAAGAAGCCCGTCCTCAAGCCGAAGGCCGAGGCCCCCGCGGCCAAGGCTGCTCCGGCCGAGGCCGAGGCGCCCGCTGCCGACGCCGCTGAAGCAGAGCAGGCGTAG
- a CDS encoding RNA-binding protein, translating into MLAPALEHLVKGIVDHPDDVRVTAQNSARGEVLEVRVNPEDLGRVIGRAGRTAKALRTLVAALADGRRVRVDVVDTDASGASA; encoded by the coding sequence TTGCTCGCTCCCGCGCTCGAACATCTCGTCAAGGGGATCGTCGATCACCCGGATGACGTTCGCGTCACGGCACAGAACTCCGCCCGTGGCGAGGTCCTCGAGGTTCGTGTGAACCCCGAGGACCTCGGCAGGGTCATCGGTCGTGCCGGCCGGACGGCCAAAGCCCTGCGCACCCTCGTGGCAGCGCTGGCAGACGGTCGGCGGGTCCGAGTCGACGTGGTCGACACGGACGCCTCCGGCGCCAGCGCGTAG
- a CDS encoding MFS transporter codes for MTTNLEAADAPPTTATPTVTSVALTHRPGRWIDGWNPEDSAFWDREGRGIAGRNLRWSIFAEFLGFVVWQLWSIVVVMLPTAGFSFSTAETFWLISMPSLVGATLRFPYSFMVPRFGGRNWTIISAGLLLIPSIALALCVGNPDTPFGVMLVVAGLAGFGGGNFASSMSNITYFYPQREKGWALGLNAAGGNLGAAVAQFVVPIAVTVGAAATLNLSLAGWIWVPFILLAMFGAYRYMDNLSSAKADLRGSAAALREPHLWLLALLYIGTFGSFIGFASVFPKLIADQFPDFSSFAVGSASISLAFLGALIGSLARPFGGRLADRFGGAVVTMSAFAVMALGALAVLWTLPLANFWLFLGCFLLLFVAAGVGNGSTYRMIPSVFAARSGLRDAHHRSGDVGTQRKAAAALGLISAIGAYGGFVIPQILGLSHGATGSYSAAFIGFIGAYVVLFAVTFLVYFRKNASLAGQRL; via the coding sequence ATGACCACGAACCTCGAAGCAGCCGACGCCCCACCGACCACGGCGACCCCGACCGTCACTTCGGTCGCCCTGACCCACCGCCCCGGTCGTTGGATCGACGGGTGGAACCCCGAGGACAGCGCGTTCTGGGACCGGGAGGGCCGCGGCATCGCCGGGCGGAACCTCCGGTGGTCGATCTTCGCGGAGTTCCTCGGCTTCGTGGTCTGGCAGCTCTGGAGCATCGTCGTCGTCATGCTCCCGACGGCCGGGTTCTCGTTCTCCACGGCCGAGACCTTCTGGCTCATCTCGATGCCGAGCCTCGTCGGTGCGACCCTCAGGTTCCCGTACTCGTTCATGGTCCCGCGCTTCGGCGGGCGGAACTGGACGATCATCTCGGCGGGGCTGCTCCTCATCCCGTCCATCGCGCTCGCGCTGTGTGTGGGCAATCCTGACACCCCGTTCGGCGTCATGCTCGTCGTCGCCGGGCTCGCCGGCTTCGGCGGTGGCAACTTCGCCAGCTCCATGTCGAACATCACCTACTTCTACCCGCAGCGGGAGAAGGGCTGGGCGCTCGGGCTGAACGCGGCGGGCGGCAACCTCGGTGCAGCGGTCGCGCAGTTCGTCGTCCCCATCGCGGTCACCGTCGGAGCCGCCGCCACCCTCAACCTGAGCCTCGCCGGATGGATCTGGGTCCCCTTCATCCTCCTCGCGATGTTCGGCGCCTACCGCTACATGGACAACCTGTCGTCAGCGAAGGCGGACCTCCGCGGATCCGCCGCCGCGCTCCGGGAACCGCACCTCTGGCTCCTCGCGCTCCTGTACATCGGCACCTTCGGCTCGTTCATCGGCTTCGCGAGTGTGTTCCCCAAACTCATCGCGGACCAGTTCCCCGACTTCTCCTCCTTCGCCGTCGGTTCCGCGTCGATCTCGCTCGCGTTCCTCGGAGCCCTGATCGGCTCGCTGGCACGACCCTTCGGTGGGCGTCTCGCCGACCGCTTCGGCGGCGCCGTCGTCACGATGAGCGCGTTCGCCGTCATGGCCCTGGGGGCGCTCGCCGTGCTGTGGACCCTGCCGCTGGCGAACTTCTGGCTGTTCCTCGGCTGCTTCCTGCTCCTGTTCGTCGCCGCCGGTGTCGGGAACGGCTCGACGTACCGCATGATCCCGAGCGTCTTCGCGGCGCGATCCGGCCTGCGCGACGCCCACCACCGCAGCGGCGACGTCGGGACGCAGCGCAAGGCCGCCGCCGCGCTCGGGCTCATCTCTGCGATCGGTGCCTACGGCGGCTTCGTGATCCCGCAGATCCTGGGGCTCTCGCACGGCGCGACCGGCAGCTACTCGGCCGCGTTCATCGGTTTCATCGGCGCGTACGTCGTCCTGTTCGCGGTCACCTTCCTCGTCTACTTCCGCAAGAACGCGTCACTCGCCGGCCAGCGACTCTGA